Genomic DNA from Candidatus Cloacimonadota bacterium:
TATGCTTCTCTTTTTCCTTATCCTTATGAGAAGTTGTTACAGGCTTTTCAGCAGCTTTTTCCTTCTTCTCAACCGTTTTTTCAACTGCTTTTTCTCTTTTGGGCTGTTTGGAGGTAGGATACTTTGGTTTTACTCTTGGTGCTTCGGATTTTTTCTTTGGCTCAGTCTTCTCTTCAGGCTTAGCTTTCTTCTCTTCCTCTTTTTTAATTTTATCAAGGCGTTTTTGTCTCTGCTCCTGCTGATAGTTTTTACGTTGCTTTTGTCGTGCCTTTGCAGCTTCCATTTGATCCTGGAACATCTGCTTGACTTGAGTTACCGTATCATCTTCAAGGTAACTCATATGGCTTTTCACCTTCACCTTCAGACTTTTCAAGATCGAGATCAGCGCTTGAGGTGAGATCTTGAGTTCGCGAGCCAGTTCATACACTCTAATTTGATCCATAGATATCCTTTAATTTACTAAAATCTCATTGATACCCTTTGTGAAGTTTTTATCGATAACTGCCACAAGGGTCAATTTTTGCCGCCCAAATATATCTCCTAATTCATTATCATCAAATAGATGGGATACGATAATGCCTTTTGCCAAGCAATCCTTCGCACGTTTTCTCATGAAATTATTATCCTTCTTACCTGCAAAGATTAGTGTTGTCTCTTTTTTATTA
This window encodes:
- a CDS encoding 50S ribosomal protein L7ae yields the protein MDKESKEKVANLLRIARKAKAVAMGRIAVEKAINKKETTLIFAGKKDNNFMRKRAKDCLAKGIIVSHLFDDNELGDIFGRQKLTLVAVIDKNFTKGINEILVN